A region of Candidatus Dadabacteria bacterium DNA encodes the following proteins:
- a CDS encoding FAD-dependent oxidoreductase: MKYCIYTSHAMSLEMIKVAIVGSGPAAFYAADHLQKKLGDRVFIDMFEKLPTPHGLVRSGVAPDHQKIKSVARVYDKIASNPQFRFFGLVEFGKHLTLEDLRSRYHQIVFATGAQTDRKMGIPGEGIIGSHTATEFVGWYNSHPDHMGLGFDFSGKRVVIVGVGNVAVDVARILSLTRSEMEKTDIAGYALEELAKSGIREIHMLGRRGPAQAAFTNPELRELENLEDADLLTLADEAEPDSLTLEELERKPNRTAQTKIEIIKKASERVPSKSKKIVIRFLVSPIEIIAGEDNRVKSVKVVKNRLYKSDDGSLRPKPTDETEEIPTDLVFRSVGYRGIPLRDVPFDDSSGVIPSEKGRVLDKTSGNPITGLYTTGWIKRGPTGVIGTNKADSGETVSCMVEDIERGNTLRPELTSDESIKELLEEKHISYNEWLRVDWFEKKEGEKQGRPRVKVAGLEEILEILEKKH; the protein is encoded by the coding sequence TTGAAATGATAAAAGTTGCCATAGTCGGGTCGGGACCCGCAGCTTTCTACGCAGCCGACCACCTGCAGAAGAAACTCGGCGACCGCGTCTTCATAGACATGTTCGAAAAACTCCCGACTCCCCACGGTCTCGTGAGAAGCGGGGTAGCTCCGGACCACCAGAAGATAAAAAGCGTAGCCAGAGTTTATGATAAAATCGCATCCAATCCTCAATTCAGATTTTTCGGACTTGTAGAATTCGGAAAACACTTAACGCTTGAGGACCTGCGCAGTCGTTACCACCAAATAGTTTTCGCAACAGGGGCCCAGACCGACAGAAAGATGGGAATACCGGGAGAGGGCATAATCGGAAGCCATACGGCAACGGAGTTTGTAGGCTGGTACAACTCCCACCCGGATCACATGGGCCTTGGTTTTGACTTTTCGGGGAAAAGAGTCGTCATAGTCGGAGTCGGGAACGTCGCGGTGGACGTTGCGAGAATTCTTTCCCTCACAAGAAGCGAAATGGAAAAAACGGATATCGCAGGCTACGCACTTGAGGAACTGGCCAAAAGCGGAATAAGGGAAATACACATGCTTGGAAGAAGAGGCCCCGCGCAGGCGGCCTTCACTAACCCAGAACTGCGGGAACTTGAGAACCTAGAGGACGCGGACCTCCTTACCTTGGCGGACGAAGCGGAGCCCGATTCCCTTACCCTCGAGGAGCTTGAGCGTAAACCGAACAGGACAGCCCAGACGAAAATAGAGATTATAAAAAAAGCTTCCGAAAGGGTTCCCTCCAAATCAAAGAAAATAGTCATAAGATTCTTGGTTTCTCCGATAGAAATAATTGCCGGAGAAGACAACAGGGTAAAAAGCGTGAAAGTCGTGAAAAACAGGCTTTACAAATCCGATGACGGCTCCCTTCGGCCCAAACCCACGGACGAGACCGAAGAGATTCCCACCGATCTGGTTTTTCGCTCCGTCGGGTACCGGGGAATACCTCTTCGGGACGTACCGTTTGATGACAGTTCGGGGGTAATCCCCAGCGAAAAAGGAAGAGTGCTTGACAAAACGAGCGGCAATCCGATTACGGGACTCTACACCACAGGGTGGATAAAACGCGGACCGACTGGAGTTATCGGTACGAACAAGGCCGACTCCGGCGAAACCGTAAGCTGCATGGTCGAGGACATTGAGAGGGGAAACACGCTACGTCCCGAACTCACTTCGGATGAGAGCATAAAGGAACTGCTCGAAGAAAAACATATTTCCTACAATGAATGGCTGCGGGTTGACTGGTTTGAGAAGAAAGAAGGCGAAAAACAGGGGAGGCCGAGAGTGAAGGTCGCGGGGCTTGAAGAAATTCTCGAAATTCTTGAAAAAAAGCACTGA
- a CDS encoding ribonuclease catalytic domain-containing protein — protein MNLPSINELVAYRKRREPALGVALYAHPDKLSVLSEDGKRYSVEPKKVVLLTGITVPETLTDSEKKLEMRKWRRELEEKKDSVDMETLWECVVEEQETVSFEEILELYSGAEQVSLEQRFLLFWAVDKNTVYLARGENGYLVRSREDVSKTLRVLELREERERKAQAAVSWVRSVISGEVPPVVDETHGEFLELIERYVIDLDGYERAKEAKGFLYEAGLKEVESAVEFLIKTGFWKKDDDPESKKIAFHFRHSQRALEEVEAILSAGESFASLTDRTDLEVFSVDSETTRDIDDAISFETHGDQIILGVHISNVAHVVSRGSFIDQGALDRAETVYFPEGRVDMFPRDLVNKKLSLTAGDLRPAFSLFATFKREDFTLIDYNFEATVIRISKNLTYAEATEMLRNTQWGEFLIPLTDSLRAERINKGALIVQLPELKIRVGDRDGISVSKDYMDSPAHNVVSECMILMNRLSADFFDKNGIPALFRSQTQDIEPEARELDPEDILFPVKVAKHLKPSFIAFAPEVHKSLGISCYVQMTSPIRRYTDLLMQRQLISWLEEQRVYYSESELEATNTHVSLATREIKNAQRGRHRYWLIRYLLEKDIKGATGYVSSKGYGGFNVYIPEFLIELPLSNSGGRVFDIGSELSLSIWGTDPLRRRIRVSPT, from the coding sequence ATGAATCTCCCCAGTATAAACGAACTTGTTGCCTACAGAAAAAGAAGGGAGCCTGCTCTGGGAGTGGCCCTCTACGCCCATCCCGACAAACTCTCCGTTCTCTCAGAAGATGGAAAGCGTTACTCGGTTGAACCGAAAAAAGTCGTACTGTTAACCGGAATAACCGTTCCCGAAACCCTCACCGACTCTGAGAAGAAACTCGAAATGAGAAAATGGAGAAGAGAACTTGAAGAGAAAAAAGACTCCGTTGATATGGAAACGCTGTGGGAGTGTGTTGTGGAGGAGCAGGAAACCGTGAGCTTTGAGGAGATACTGGAGCTATATTCGGGGGCAGAGCAGGTTTCTTTGGAGCAGAGGTTTCTGCTTTTTTGGGCCGTGGATAAAAACACTGTCTACCTTGCAAGAGGCGAAAACGGCTATCTCGTTCGCTCGCGGGAAGACGTTTCCAAGACACTTCGTGTCCTTGAACTCAGAGAGGAAAGAGAACGAAAAGCGCAGGCCGCCGTAAGCTGGGTGCGTTCTGTTATAAGTGGCGAAGTTCCTCCGGTGGTTGATGAGACCCACGGCGAGTTCCTTGAACTTATCGAGCGGTACGTCATTGATCTTGACGGTTATGAGCGGGCCAAGGAAGCCAAGGGTTTTCTTTATGAAGCGGGGCTTAAGGAAGTGGAATCAGCGGTTGAATTTCTTATAAAAACGGGCTTCTGGAAGAAAGACGATGACCCGGAATCAAAAAAAATCGCTTTTCATTTCAGACACTCCCAAAGAGCGCTTGAAGAGGTGGAAGCTATTTTGAGCGCTGGGGAAAGCTTTGCAAGCCTTACAGACAGAACGGATCTTGAAGTTTTTTCAGTTGATAGTGAGACAACCCGAGACATTGATGATGCCATTTCGTTTGAAACGCACGGGGATCAGATCATTCTGGGAGTCCACATCTCGAATGTCGCCCATGTTGTGAGCAGGGGAAGTTTTATTGATCAGGGGGCCCTTGACCGCGCTGAGACGGTCTATTTTCCTGAGGGACGCGTGGATATGTTTCCCCGGGATCTTGTGAACAAGAAACTCAGCCTAACTGCCGGCGACCTCCGACCTGCATTTTCTCTTTTCGCCACTTTTAAAAGAGAGGACTTTACTTTGATCGATTATAACTTTGAAGCGACGGTCATAAGGATTTCGAAGAATCTTACCTACGCCGAAGCGACTGAAATGTTGCGCAACACACAATGGGGAGAATTCCTTATTCCTCTCACTGATTCACTCAGAGCAGAGAGAATCAACAAGGGAGCCTTGATAGTGCAGCTTCCGGAACTCAAGATCAGGGTTGGAGACCGAGATGGAATTTCAGTCAGCAAAGATTACATGGATTCTCCCGCCCACAATGTCGTTTCCGAATGCATGATACTCATGAACCGGCTTTCGGCAGATTTTTTCGATAAAAACGGAATTCCGGCACTCTTCCGTTCTCAGACCCAGGATATTGAGCCTGAAGCCAGGGAACTTGACCCCGAAGACATCCTTTTCCCGGTAAAGGTGGCAAAGCACCTAAAACCTTCTTTTATTGCCTTTGCTCCCGAAGTCCATAAGTCCCTGGGAATTTCCTGCTACGTGCAGATGACTTCTCCGATAAGAAGGTACACAGACCTTCTTATGCAGCGTCAGCTTATATCCTGGCTTGAGGAACAGAGGGTTTACTACTCAGAAAGCGAGCTTGAAGCCACAAACACGCATGTGAGTCTTGCCACCAGGGAAATAAAAAACGCGCAGAGAGGCAGACACAGGTACTGGCTTATACGCTATCTTCTGGAAAAGGATATAAAAGGGGCGACCGGCTACGTAAGTTCCAAGGGATATGGCGGGTTTAACGTCTATATTCCGGAGTTTCTGATCGAACTTCCACTTTCTAACTCAGGCGGCAGGGTTTTTGATATAGGAAGTGAGCTTTCCCTCTCAATCTGGGGAACCGATCCTCTTAGAAGGAGGATACGTGTGAGTCCGACGTAA